A single window of Dermochelys coriacea isolate rDerCor1 chromosome 2, rDerCor1.pri.v4, whole genome shotgun sequence DNA harbors:
- the FASTK gene encoding fas-activated serine/threonine kinase, protein MLRLLPWLRALSQESTRPCVLQGLAASDTRGSRMYPSCYCAGKAKQRAVLLPLDPYSHGLLHSLPPDAGRTRGHGKRKSWSFIHEKMSYDTFFTMKRLIERSRSVGEVLRWVTQNPSKVSASHYPIALHKLGQLLQQPQGQAMVNGEHRGPSQVLEQPEFQALCQAIISGCSKFDNFSIVNCLYAAAALGLPGESALVQVLEDESRSRLGRFNQKDVSMVFSSVMRLHPSSPHPLVESCLSSLERHLEKERHPQTLFLLLSYYRLRAQALQGHPASDQQLLNNRKILRLVRHTLGQVSAVREHELALLDEMLALCAQEANNKALEAIFSSQLFYENRQERFIRSMAEWLPRKAENLTPYTMALIAKYVARHRLREPRLLDTIANFLLKRGEQLESKVIQKLVFPFSRMNYRPSNHSELFPKLEAILEQKAASSPLATVNILMSMFQLRHFPQAVLHQVFSPAFITNVMSSPYALIVRRYLSLLDAALELEFRDYSGPRLDPRYRVLMFDHALTSDEANRKYSYKGLVAEALRQLVGEECYRQDEVLPPGYCTDFLLWINRSGTVLPLAHVPAAYKVACARPGVPPAASCLRSSVLALTADLQDFAPFAPETPSSPEGPRESNLTGHFLSTLCPAPGGPCYQPPSDYYCSLSKEQSLESQGSSTLSSPSECLAPQPASTSDCSPRGTSTAALFQFPISKILEEGEATAGCPGPDRRGQQAQEELDEGKAAPAEETYALPSPHLPSPKRGPSDGLQGAEEIQRVVLSVNDKWHYCQNSDILVGSRAMRDRHLQLLGYCLVQLPYMELEKVSGVEEAKHYLRQKLRELRL, encoded by the exons ATGCTGCGCCTGCTGCCATGGCTCCGCGCCCTGAGCCAAGAGAGCACACGGCCCTGTGtcctgcaggggctggctgctaGTGACACGAGGGGGTCCAGGATGTACCCGAGCTGCTACTGTGCGGGGAAGGCCAAGCAGCGGGCTGTGCTGCTGCCCCTGGATCCCTACAGCCATGGGCTGCTCCACAGCTTGCCCCCCGATGCTGGCAGGACTCGAGGCCATGGCAAGAGGAAGAGCTGGAGCTTCATCCACGAGAAGATGAGCTACGACACTTTCTTCACCATGAAGCGGCTGATAGAGCGGTCGCGGAGTGTGGGGGAAGTGCTGCGTTGGGTCACCCAGAACCCCAGCAAGGTGTCTGCCAGCCACTACCCCATTGCCCTGCACAAGCTGggccagctgctgcagcagccacagGGCCAGGCCATGGTGAATGGAGAGCACCGTGGACCCAGCCAGGTGCTGGAGCAGCCAGAGTTCCAGGCACTCTGCCAGGCCATCATCAGTGGGTGCTCCAAGTTCGATAACTTCAGCATTGTCAATTGTCTGTATGCTGCCGCGGCCCTGG GTCTCCCTGGTGAGTCGGCCTTGGTGCAGGTGCTGGAGGATGAGTCCCGGAGCCGCCTGGGGCGCTTCAACCAGAAGGACGTCTCCATGGTGTTCAGCAGTGTGATGCGGCTTCACCCATCGAGTCCCCACCCCCTGGTGGAGTCCTGCCTCAGCAGCCTTGAGCGGCACCTGGAGAAGGAGCGCCATCCACagaccctcttcctcctcctttcctacTATCGGCTCCGGGCCCAGGCGCTGCAGGGCCACCCAGCCTCTGACCAGCAGCTGCTCAACAACCGCAAGATCCTGCGGCTAGTCAGGCACACACTGGGGCAAGTGAGCGCCGTACGCGAGCACGAGCTAGCCCTGCTGGATGAGATGTTGGCCCTGTGTGCTCAGGAGGCCAACAATAAGGCCTTGGAGGCCATCTTCAGCTCGCAGCTCTTCTATGAGAACCGCCAGGAGCGCTTTATACGCAGCATGGCAG AGTGGCTCCCAAGGAAGGCCGAGAACCTCACCCCCTACACCATGGCGCTGATTGCCAAGTATGTGGCCCGGCACAGGCTGCGTGAGCCGCGCCTGCTTGATACCATCGCCAACTTCCTGCTGAAGCGTGGGGAACAGCTGGAGAGCAAG GTGATCCAGAAGCTGGTGTTTCCCTTCAGCCGCATGAATTACCGGCCATCTAACCACAGCGAGCTCTTCCCCAAGCTGGAGGCCATCCTGGAGCAGAAGGCAGCCAGCTCACCTCTGGCCACTGTCAACATCCTCATGTCCATGTTCCAGCTCAGGCACTTCCCCCAGGCTGTCCTGCACCAGGTTTTCTCCCCAGCCTTCATCACCAATGTCATGA GCAGCCCTTATGCGCTGATCGTGCGCCGCTACCTCTCTCTGCTGGATGCAGCGCTGGAGCTGGAGTTCCGAGATTACAGTGGCCCGCGCCTTGACCCACGCTACCGGGTCCTCATGTTTGACCATGCCCTGACATCTGACGAGGCCAACAGAAAATACAG TTACAAGGGGCTGGTGGCTGAAGCCCTTAGGCAGCTGGTGGGAGAGGAGTGCTACCGGCAGGATGAGGTGCTGCCCCCTGGATACTGCACAG ATTTCCTGTTGTGGATTAACCGCTCGGGCACGGTCCTGCCTCTtgcccatgtccctgcagcctacAAGGTCGCCTGCGCCCGCCCTGGGGTGCCCCCGGCTGCCAGCTGCCTGCGTTCCAGCGTCCTGGCCCTTACCGCTGACTTGCAGGACTTCGCACCATTCGCTCCGGAGACACCCAGCAGCCCTGAGGGCCCCCGGGAGAGCAACCTCACTGGGCATTTCCTGTCCacgctctgccctgccccagggggtCCTTGCTACCAGCCTCCATCAGACTATTACTGCAGCCTGAGCAAAGAGCAGTCTCTGGAGAGCCAGGGCAGCTCCACGCTGAGCAGCCCCTCAGAGTGCCTGGCCCCGCAGCCTGCTTCCACTTCTGACTGCTCCCCCAGGGGCACCTCCACAGCCGCCCTCTTCCAGTTCCCGATCAGCAAAATTCTGGAAGAGGGGGAGGCAACAGCTGGCTGCCCGGGGCCTGATCGCAGGGGACAGCAGGCCCAGGAGGAACTGGATGAGGGGAAGGCAGCCCCGGCCGAGGAGACCTATGCTCTGccctccccacacctgcccaGCCCCAAGAGAGGGCCAAGCGAcgggctgcagggagctgaagAGATTCAGAG GGTGGTCCTCTCAGTCAATGACAAGTGGCATTACTGCCAGAACTCTGACATCCTGGTGGGCTCGCGAGCCATGAGGGACAGGCACTTGCAGCTGCTGGGCTACTGCCTGGTTCAG
- the TMUB1 gene encoding transmembrane and ubiquitin-like domain-containing protein 1, which produces MALIEGVGDEVTILFALLLILLVLVLAWVSTHTSERGDQVFAASPPLAAGQLGAESLLEDGPRETSMQTPAAGEPKEEAESSAGTMPDGPDGIAAGLRHRANPGSPQCSLQSPGDIGASPEATDSSPTDRTIVLRLKFLNDTERLATVCPEETVGSLKRAHFPGQEHQVRLIYQGQLLRDDAQSLAALHLTHNSVLHCHVSQHGPAPMAAGLRATADPVHTALNVGSLMLPLFVLMLAVLWYFQLQYRHVFTATATSCLAGLTLLFSFMAFALYRR; this is translated from the exons ATGGCTCTGATTGAGGGCGTGGGGGACGAAGTCACCATCCTCTTTGCCCTGCTGCTCatcctgctggtgctggtgcttgCATGGGTCTCTACGCACACCTCAGAGCGGGGAGACCAGGTCTTTGCTGCTTCCCCCCCTCTGGCAGCTGGGCAGCTTGGGGCAGAGAGCCTGCTGGAGGATGGGCCGAGGGAAACCAGCATGCAaaccccagcagcaggggagccCAAGGAAGAAGCGGAGTCTTCAGCAGGTACCATGCCAGATGGGCCTGACGGTATTGCTGCAGGGCTGAGGCACCGGGCCAACCCTGGATCTCCACAGTGCTCCCTGCAGTCCCCTGGAGACATAGGTGCCAGCCCCGAGGCCACAGACAGTAGCCCCACGGACCGCACCATAGTGTTAAGGCTGAAGTTCCTGAACGACACGGAGCGCCTGGCCACTGTGTGCCCAGAGGAGACAGTCGGCTCTCTGAAGAG GGCCcatttcccaggccaggagcaccAGGTGCGTCTGATCTACCAGGGCCAGCTGCTGCGGGACGATGCTCAGAGCCTGGCTGCGTTGCACCTCACCCACAACAGCGTTCTGCACTGCCACGTCTCCCAGCATGGCCCAGCTCCCATGGCTGCTGGCCTCCGGGCCACCGCTGACCCTGTGCACACAGCCCTCAACGTGGGCAGCCTGATGCTGCCGCTGTTTGTGCTTATGCTGGCTGTGCTGTGGTACTTCCAGCTGCAATACCGGCATGTCTTCACCGCCACCGCCACCTCCTGCCTGGCTGGCCTCACCTTGCTCTTCAGCTTCATGGCCTTCGCTCTGTACCGCAGATAA